In Oryza sativa Japonica Group chromosome 3, ASM3414082v1, one DNA window encodes the following:
- the LOC4331939 gene encoding CASP-like protein Os03g0196400 has protein sequence MRQQQAGGVGDGVSPGNVPVCYYGPGGRVPSSLERRARAAEVLLRCAACGLAVLAAALLGADRQTRVFFSIQKVARYTDMQSLVLLVIANGMAACYSLIQCARCLVSIVRGGVLLSRPLAWAIFSCDQVMAYIVISAVAAAMEAALIGKYGQPEFQWMKTCHLYKRFCAQAGGGVACAIAASVNMVGVALISAFNLFRLYGNSNGGGKATTTTMAGGK, from the exons atgaGGCAACAACAAGCGGGAGGAGTTGGCGACGGGGTGAGCCCGGGCAATGTCCCCGTGTGCTACTACGGGCCCGGGGGCCGCGTGCCGTCGTCGCTGGAGCGGCgggcgcgcgccgccgaggtGCTCCTGCGCTGCGCCGCCTGCGgcctcgccgtgctcgccgccgcgctgctcggcGCCGACCGCCAGACCCGCGTCTTCTTCTCCATCCAGAAGGTCGCCCGGTACACCGACATGCAGTCCCTCGT GCTCTTGGTGATAGCAAATGGGATGGCTGCGTGTTATAGCCTAATCCAGTGTGCAAGATGCTTGGTGAGCATAGTGAGAGGTGGTGTCCTTCTCAGTAGGCCCTTGGCATGGGCTATCTTCTCTTGTGATCAG GTGATGGCGTACATAGTGATCTCAGCGGTGGccgcggcgatggaggcggcgctGATCGGCAAGTACGGGCAGCCGGAGTTCCAGTGGATGAAGACGTGCCACCTCTACAAGCGGTTCTGCgcgcaggccggcggcggcgtggcgtgcgcCATCGCGGCCAGCGTGAACATGGTCGGCGTCGCGCTCATCTCGGCGTTCAACCTCTTCCGGTTGTACGGCaacagcaacggcggcggcaaggccaccaccaccaccatggcgGGCGGCAAGTGA